CAGAACCCACGCATGAACCACCGCGCTGAGGGTGGAGCCGTGTGAGGTGCGGGCCAGATAGTAGTCGACGGTGCGGGGGATCATCTCCCCGGGCAGTTCGTAGCCGAGGCGGTGCAGGATCTCGCGCAGTTCGTCGGCCGACATGAGATAGAACAGCATGAGGACATCGGCCTGCTTGCCGGCGCGGTAGCGGTTGATGTTGTCGCCCTCGGATTCGAGTATTCGATCCAGTCGCTGGATGTTCGGGTAGGTGGTGCGGTATCGGTCCCAATCCAGTTCGGCCAATTGCTCGTAACCGGCGAATTGGCTGATCACACCGTCGTGGAACGGAATGGTCAGGCGGCGGCTCACCGCATCCCAGCGGCCGGGTTCACCCGGGTCGACGCCGAGGGATTCCAGTAGCCGGGCCCGGTCGCGCGGCGCCAGCCGGGTCAGCGCCTGTTGTGCGCGGCAGATCGTCCAGACCGCCATGATGTTCGTGTAGGCGTTGTCGTCGACGCCGTTCAGTGGGGCGTCCGGGTATCCGGAGTGGAATTCGTCCGGGCCGATCACTGCGCGCAGGTGGTAGCGGTCGGTACGCGGGTCGTATTCGGCGAGGCTCGCCCAGCAGCGGGCGATCTCGACCAGCAGTTCGGCCCCGTATTCGGTGAGGAATTCGACGTCGCCGGTGACCTGGTAGTACTGCCAGACGTTGTAGGCCACCGCACCCCCGATGTGATAGGCGAGGTGGCTCGGGTCGGGATGCCAGTGTCCCGACAGCGGATTCAGGTGCAGTGACTGGCTTTCCTCGCGGCCGTCGCTGCCGGACTGCCAGGGAAACAGGGCTCCTTTCAGGCCGGCCGCCGCAGCGGCTCGGCGGGCCTCCGGCAGCCGGCGGTGGCGGTAGCGCAGCAATGACCTGGTCAACGCCGGGAAACGGGGATTGAGCAGCGGGAAGACGAACAACTCGTCCCAGAAGATGTGGCCGCGGTAGGCCTCGCCGTGCAGGCCGCGGGCGGGGACGCCGACGTCGAGGTCGGCGGTGTGCGGTGACAGGGTCTGCATCAGGTGCAACATGTGCAGGCGCATCACCCGCAGTGCGTGCTCACCGTCGTCGAGGTCGATGCGTAGCCGGTCCCACAGGTGCGACCAGGCGAGGCTGTGACCGGCGAGTAGCTCGGCGAAATCGCCCGCGTCGGCCAACCGGCGCGCGGCGTCGTCGTCCGGCGCCGAGACACCGTGGTCGCGGCCGGTGACGACGGCGACCACCTTCTCCACAGCGATCGAATCTCCCTGAGCGACATCGACTACATGGCCGTGCCCGAGCACACCCGCGTCGTCGACGAAGTATGTCGACGCTGTTGTCTTCCCACCCTCGATGCGGACGGTGTCGCGGGCAGCGACGGCCACGGGAATGCGGGAACGGTTGGTGCGCATCGTCATCAGGACGGTGTCGGCCGACAACTCACACGTCGCCACCGGTTCCAGGTGCCGATCCGACAGCTCGCGGTATCGCGCCACCAGGGTGTTGCGGACGGTGCCGTCGACCGTGGCCCGGATTTCGAGCCTACCGGCCCAATTCTCAGCAGTGACAAGGGTTTCCAGCGCGCACAGATGCGGAGCATGCATAGCCGCGAAACGACGCTGGCTTACCGCGGTGACCCGCCCGGCGGTGTCGCGGATCCGGAAGCGCCGGGTCAGCAGGGCTCGGCGCAGATCGAATTGTTGTCGGTAGGAGAGGATTTCCACGGTATCGAGGTCGAGCCAGGCGCCGTCGTCGATGCGGAAGGTGACCGGCAGCCAGTTGGGAAGGTTGACCAGGCTCTCGTTCTCGACGGACCGGCCGTCGATCTCGTCGGTGAGCCGATTGTAGATCCCCGCTACATAGGTTCCCGGGTAATGATGCTCGCCCGCAAGGGATTCCGGTGCGGCGCCGCGAGTGGCGAGGTATCCGTTGCCGACGGTGCACAGCGCCTCGCGCAGTCGTTCGGTGCCCGGATCGTATCCGTCGTAGGTCAGCAGCCAGGACGGCGATGCGGCGAGTTCCGGTTCCCCGGCGAGAAGGGTTGCCAGGCCGTCGAGCAATTGCCCGACCTCGCGCGGTCCGCCGAGGACGTAGCGAGCGGCGGTGGGCCGGTCACCGGTCTCGTCGTGGCGGACCGCGATTCCCAGGCCGTCCCCCGCGACCGCGTCGAAGGCGTCCTCGTCGGTGAGGTCGTCGCCGAGATAGACCGGCAGGACCGAGGCCGTGAGGTGGTCGAGCATCCAGCGCAGCGCGGTGCCCTTGTCCCAGTCGAGGTCCGGCCGCAGTTCCGCCACCTTCCGGCCGAAGGTCAGTCGCAGGCCGTTGTCGCCGGCCCTGCCGTGCACGGCCGCGATCACCGCGGCGATGCGGGACGGCTCGACCTGCCGGTAATGGATCGCGACGGCGAATCGCTTGTGCTCCAACCGAACTCCGGGTACCTCGGCAAGTTCGTCGCGCAGCTGCGTGGCGGCGGCGGCCAGCGCGCGCTCGGCATCCGGGGCCGCCTCGTGGATGTGCACGGTGCCGTCGGGCGCGAGCAACTCGAATCCGTGACATCCCGCATACCAGACGCCGTCCACCCCGACCCGAGCCCGGAGGTCCGCCAGTTCGCGCCCGCTGACGATCGCGACGGGACATTCGGCGGCCAGTCGCGTCAGTGTCCGCGCGGCGCCGTCCACCAGGACCGCCGCTGCCGGATCGGCCACGATCTCCGACAGCGTCCCGTCGAAATCGAGTAGGACCGCGACCTTTTCGGTGTCCAGGAGATCACCGATCCGGTCCCACGAATCCAATGCGTCCGGCAACCGGGACAGGCGGTCGAAGCCGCCGCGCACATCGACCTGCGCCAGATCGCCGACGACGACATCGGCGCCGCCGGCGCGCAACGCCTGAGCGTGCCCGCCACGATCGACACCGATCACCAGCCCGAAACCGCCCGCACGGCCCGCGTGCACCCCGGCCTCGGAGTCCTCGACGACGACGGTGCGCTCCGGGGCGGCGCCGAGCCGGCGGGCCGCCTCGAGCAACATCGCCGGGTCGGGTTTGCCCGGCAGGGCCAGATCCTCGGCAACCAGGCCGTCGACGCGGACCGGGAACAGATCTTCGACCCCGGCGGCGCGCAGTACCTCCGCGCAGTTGCGGCTGGCCGAGAACACGGCCGTACCCAGCCCGGTGGCCTGCAGCTGCCGTACCACCGCCACCGTGGATTCGAATACCGGCACGCCCGAGCGTGCCACCCGATCGAGGAACAGGCGATCTTTGCGATTGCCCAGGGCACAGACGGTCAGCCGGTCGCCGGTGTCCTCCGGATCGCCCCACGGCAAGGTGAAACCTCGTGCGGCGAGGAAGTCCCGGACCCCGGAGTAGCGCGGTTTGCCGTCGACCCAGCGCAGATAGTCGGCCCGGGTGAACGGCGTCGTATCCCGGCCGGGCCCGGCGGCACGACTCGACAGGAATCCGTCGAACAGCTCCGCCCACGCCGAAGCATGGATGGACGCACTGTCGGTGACCACTCCGTCCATGTCGAAGATCACCGCATCGAACCGTCGCGTGTCGATCGCCACCGGTGCACTGTCGCATCGCATCCTTCCACCCTCATCGTCCGGGCACGCCGGCCCTAGGGCCACAGGTCCTCGATTCCCGAGTGCACTCCGTGAGCCATTGGTCCCTGGTGGGCGGCTCGGCTCGCTGGGGAGGATGGACAGATGAACCGCGTGATATCCGCCGCTGTGCCGGAACGGGCCGGCGAACTCACCGCCACCGCGGCCGGCGCACTGTCGGCCGCAGCCGCCCTGACCGCACTGGGAACCTCCGGCGACGGACTCACCGAACATGACGCGGCAGCGCGCCTGCGGCGGTACGGACCCAATGCGGTGCGGTCCCATCACGCCCGGCTGTTGCCGGTGTTGTTGCGGCAGTTGCGATCTCCGCTGCTGTTGCTGCTGCTGGGTACGGCGATCGTGTCCTTCTTCCTGGGCGAGCGCAGCGATGCGGTGGTGATCGGGGTCATCGTCGCCGTGTCGGTCGGTCTCGGTACCGTCAACGAATTCCGCGCCGAGCAGGCGGCCGAGGCACTGCACGACCGCATCCGGCATCAGGTGGTGGTGCTGCGCGACGGCGCCGCGCAGTCCGTCGACCTCACCGCGCTCGTACCCGGCGACATCGTCGAACTGCGTTCGGGTGAACTGATTCCCGCGGATCTCAGGCTGCTGGACGTGAACGGGCTGCAGTGCGACGAATCCGTCCTCACCGGCGAGGCGGTGCCGGTGACCAAGAATACGACGCCGGTACCGGGCGACACGGCGCTCGCCGACCTGTCCTGTTGTGCGCTGATGGGGACGATCGTGGCCGGCGGCCACGGGCGCGGAGTCGTCGTCACCACCGGTACCCGCACCGAATTCGGGCGGATCGCCGCCGGTCTGGCGCAGCACATCCCGGAGACGGAGTTCCAGATCGGGCTGCGCCGCTTCTCGATGTTGCTGGTGCGGGTGGCCGCGATCCTCACCATCGGCATCTTCGCGGTGAATCTGGTGCTGCACCGGCCGTTGCTCGACGCGTTGATGTTCTCGCTGGCCATCGCGGTCGGCATCTCACCGCAATTGTTGCCGGCGGTGGTCTCGACCAGTCTGGCCGCCGGGTCGCGCCTGCTGGCGAAACAGAAGGTTCTGGTGAAGAGGCTGGTCTGCATCGAGGACCTCGGGAACGTCGAGGTGCTGTTCACCGACAAGACCGGCACCCTGACCGAGGGCCGGATCGAATTCATGCGCACCGTGACACCGGACGAGACGGCCGGCGCCGAGATCGCAGCCCTCGGCATGGTCTGCACCGATGCGCTGATCCGCGACGGCGCGCTGGCCGGCGGCGACCCGTTGGACACGGCGTTGTGGACCGCGCCCGGGGCGCCGCGCGACGCGGCGGCCGGCTACACCCGCTCGGCGGTGCTGCCCTTCGATCACCTCCGGCGGCTGGTCTCGGTGCTCGTCGAGCGCGACGGCGTGTCACTGATCGTGACGAAGGGCGCGCCGGAGGCGGTGCTGGCCCGCTGCGATCGGGTGCCGGAGTCGGTGCCCGCGATGCTGGCGGCGGAGTTCGCCGCCGGGCACCGCGTCGTGGCCGTCGCCACGCGCGTCGCGACGCCCGGCGCACGGCAGCTCACCGCCGCCGACGAAGCCGGGCTCGAATTCCGTGGCCTGCTGGTGTTTCTGGACCCGCCGAAGCAGACCGCGCGCGACGCGATCGCGCGCCTGGCCGATCTGGGTGTGGCGGTGAAGGTCGTCACCGGTGACCATCCCGCGGTGGCGGCGCGCGTGTGCGAGGAACTGGGCCTGCCACCCGGCCGGGCGCTGACCGGCGCCGACCTGGACTGGCTCGACGACCGGCAGCTGGCCGAGATACTGCCCGCGGCAACAATATTCGCCCGGGTCAGTCCGGAACAGAAAGCCCGGATCGTCCGGGCGCAACGTGGTCTGCACGTCGATGTCGCATTCCTCGGCGACGGCGTCAACGACGCGCTGGCCCTGCACGCCGCCGATGTCGGGATCTCCGTCGACTCCGCCACCGACGTCGCCAAGGACGCCGCCGACGTGGTGCTGCTCGAGAAGGATCTCGACGTGCT
This DNA window, taken from Nocardia sp. BMG111209, encodes the following:
- the mgtA gene encoding magnesium-translocating P-type ATPase, which gives rise to MNRVISAAVPERAGELTATAAGALSAAAALTALGTSGDGLTEHDAAARLRRYGPNAVRSHHARLLPVLLRQLRSPLLLLLLGTAIVSFFLGERSDAVVIGVIVAVSVGLGTVNEFRAEQAAEALHDRIRHQVVVLRDGAAQSVDLTALVPGDIVELRSGELIPADLRLLDVNGLQCDESVLTGEAVPVTKNTTPVPGDTALADLSCCALMGTIVAGGHGRGVVVTTGTRTEFGRIAAGLAQHIPETEFQIGLRRFSMLLVRVAAILTIGIFAVNLVLHRPLLDALMFSLAIAVGISPQLLPAVVSTSLAAGSRLLAKQKVLVKRLVCIEDLGNVEVLFTDKTGTLTEGRIEFMRTVTPDETAGAEIAALGMVCTDALIRDGALAGGDPLDTALWTAPGAPRDAAAGYTRSAVLPFDHLRRLVSVLVERDGVSLIVTKGAPEAVLARCDRVPESVPAMLAAEFAAGHRVVAVATRVATPGARQLTAADEAGLEFRGLLVFLDPPKQTARDAIARLADLGVAVKVVTGDHPAVAARVCEELGLPPGRALTGADLDWLDDRQLAEILPAATIFARVSPEQKARIVRAQRGLHVDVAFLGDGVNDALALHAADVGISVDSATDVAKDAADVVLLEKDLDVLADGVTQGRRVFANTMKYVLMGTSSNFGNMFSAAGASAFLPFLPMLPSQILLNNLLYDSSQLAIPTDTVDPEQLARPARWDIGLIQRFMLVFGPISSVFDFVTFGVMRWGFHAGENLFHTGWFVESLATQTLVLFVIRTRRTPFFRSHPSIPMLLAALGAVTVGALLPATPLARDVGFTPLPGRFFAVLALMIVVYLFLAEIAKHWFFRRLPTVTRHRPRTAGHRVRRRATGFTTTGPAADDAVVSATPGRATR
- the otsB gene encoding trehalose-phosphatase, with the translated sequence MRCDSAPVAIDTRRFDAVIFDMDGVVTDSASIHASAWAELFDGFLSSRAAGPGRDTTPFTRADYLRWVDGKPRYSGVRDFLAARGFTLPWGDPEDTGDRLTVCALGNRKDRLFLDRVARSGVPVFESTVAVVRQLQATGLGTAVFSASRNCAEVLRAAGVEDLFPVRVDGLVAEDLALPGKPDPAMLLEAARRLGAAPERTVVVEDSEAGVHAGRAGGFGLVIGVDRGGHAQALRAGGADVVVGDLAQVDVRGGFDRLSRLPDALDSWDRIGDLLDTEKVAVLLDFDGTLSEIVADPAAAVLVDGAARTLTRLAAECPVAIVSGRELADLRARVGVDGVWYAGCHGFELLAPDGTVHIHEAAPDAERALAAAATQLRDELAEVPGVRLEHKRFAVAIHYRQVEPSRIAAVIAAVHGRAGDNGLRLTFGRKVAELRPDLDWDKGTALRWMLDHLTASVLPVYLGDDLTDEDAFDAVAGDGLGIAVRHDETGDRPTAARYVLGGPREVGQLLDGLATLLAGEPELAASPSWLLTYDGYDPGTERLREALCTVGNGYLATRGAAPESLAGEHHYPGTYVAGIYNRLTDEIDGRSVENESLVNLPNWLPVTFRIDDGAWLDLDTVEILSYRQQFDLRRALLTRRFRIRDTAGRVTAVSQRRFAAMHAPHLCALETLVTAENWAGRLEIRATVDGTVRNTLVARYRELSDRHLEPVATCELSADTVLMTMRTNRSRIPVAVAARDTVRIEGGKTTASTYFVDDAGVLGHGHVVDVAQGDSIAVEKVVAVVTGRDHGVSAPDDDAARRLADAGDFAELLAGHSLAWSHLWDRLRIDLDDGEHALRVMRLHMLHLMQTLSPHTADLDVGVPARGLHGEAYRGHIFWDELFVFPLLNPRFPALTRSLLRYRHRRLPEARRAAAAAGLKGALFPWQSGSDGREESQSLHLNPLSGHWHPDPSHLAYHIGGAVAYNVWQYYQVTGDVEFLTEYGAELLVEIARCWASLAEYDPRTDRYHLRAVIGPDEFHSGYPDAPLNGVDDNAYTNIMAVWTICRAQQALTRLAPRDRARLLESLGVDPGEPGRWDAVSRRLTIPFHDGVISQFAGYEQLAELDWDRYRTTYPNIQRLDRILESEGDNINRYRAGKQADVLMLFYLMSADELREILHRLGYELPGEMIPRTVDYYLARTSHGSTLSAVVHAWVLARANRTRAMQFFEQVLDSDIADIQGGTTEEGIHLGAMAGSVDLVQRCFSGLEIRDDRLILDPHWPPELGGLTFPIVYRGHRLTVRIDTARVEVRSDPGVAPAVEIHCAGEQQRLAPGGVVRWPASAPVPAQPHAQLDSA